In Aedes albopictus strain Foshan chromosome 3, AalbF5, whole genome shotgun sequence, the following are encoded in one genomic region:
- the LOC109422420 gene encoding WD repeat-containing protein 35, with protein MFIYLSKKIAIPNNTRLNCIAWNKEQGYVAVGGEDGLLKVLKLEQATATTAQSGKSLQPSNLSMNQTLEGHKSSIHVVTWNESQQKLTSSDRDGVIMVWMMYKGSWYEEMTNDRKKSTVKGMAWTSDGQKICIVYDDGTVIVGSVDGNRIWGKDLKNVSLTGVQWSPDGRLLLFSIKTGELHLYDNQGIFVMKLNIQCVYITPSKSITVVGLCWFHDAVSPNRPVLAICYENGKMQIMRNENDEAPVIVDTNMQAISCMWNHDGTIIAVCGMKTNLNDKETNQVQFYTPYGVHIRSLKIPGKEITSLSWEGKSLRIALSVDSFIYFANIRPDYTWCYFNKTVCYLEATKTEESSLISFWDTNSNQCYSKQVDPIIAMTATTDHCVLAVETKISAKEFSFMNDSKSKDYMYQLLVCNSISTTVDSKYIDIRPNFIAMNSTHVIAASKDQFLLWHYHTPKGASTLHANVKAKKDKKYHIDDTPALEVLNDLDSSKTYDIPTRSDPSQDPICCITVSETLLLVGRESGQIHEYTLPHLVLRNRHYLQTRSYKMAINCNSTRAALIDCNGILTTVALREDSDDSQAVEGRIERKDVWAICWARDNPQLLAIMEKTRMYILRGADPEEPITCSGYICNFEDLEITGVLLDEIIKGNAIPNVKEHILQLRVKSLRDTEDLLSHVGISEAKQFIEDNSHPRLWRLLAEASLKKLDLETAESAFVRCSNYPGIQLIKRLKNIQVEALQKAEICAFFGQFDEAEKLYIDTDRRDLAITLRQTLCDWFRTVQLYRMGPGISDHQMEHAWKEIGHHFMNMRAWESAKEYYEKAHYIDGLMDTLYHLEQYDELVGCMHKLPEKSPQLAKLGQMLATVGMCEQSVAAYLKLGDVKSAVSTCIGLRQWGLAVELAQKYKMPQISALLSKHAAHLLQEGKLPEAIELQKKAGRFLDAARLLVKMAESEADKKSDFVRIKQLYVLSGLLAEEHIEKQISLTGGNRASVLSQMNPEDSVLIENIWHHAEAYHYMLLAQRQLRSGLLHSAVITALRLREYEDVLDVEALYSLLALASCADRSFGTCSKAFIKLEGLENIAEVRRQQFEELAINIFSRYEPKDGKSKNVTCFTCETPVADCSTLCPNCGSHFPPCTASGQPLTNPTGAWQCTTCYHVANPLEITIRKTCPLCHAPVATKGVVDV; from the exons ATGTTCATCTATCTTAGTAAAAAG ATTGCTATTCCGAACAACACCCGACTCAATTGCATAGCATGGAACAAGGAACAGGGCTACGTGGCCGTCGGAGGGGAAGACGGCCTGCTCAAAGTGCTTAAGCTGGAACAGGCTACGGCTACAACAGCGCAGTCCGGAAAGTCTTTGCAACCCTCAAATCTATCGATGAATCAAACTCTGGAAGGGCACAAATCATCCATTCATGTCGTAACCTGGAATGAATCGCAGCAGAAGCTAACCTCATCGGACAGGGATGGGGTCATCATGGTTTGGATGATGTACAAGGGCTCGTGGTACGAGGAAATGACCAATGATAGAAAGAAGTCCACAGTCAAGGGAATGGCGTGGACAAGTGATGGTCAGAAAATCTGTATTGTTTACGATGATGGAACGGTTATCGTTG GATCTGTGGATGGCAATCGAATTTGGGGTAAGGATCTGAAAAATGTATCTCTGACGGGTGTCCAATGGAGTCCGGATGGTCGTTTGTTATTGTTCAGCATCAAAACGGGGGAACTGCATCTCTATGACAACCAAGGAATCTTTGTAATGAAACTGAACATTCAGTGCGTTTACATTACGCCATCGAAAAGTATCACCGTTGTGGGGCTGTGCTGGTTTCATGATGCGGTATCACCAAATCGACCAGTTCTAGCAATATGTTATGAAAATGGAAAAATGCAGATCATGAGGAACGAAAATGATGAAGCTCCTGTAATTGTCGATACCAATATGCAGGCCATATCGTGCATGTGGAATCATGACGGTACGATTATCGCTGTTTGTGGCATGAAAACCAACCTGAATGACAAAGAAACGAATCAAGTTCAGTTTTATACACCTTATGGTGTG CACATTAGATCTCTCAAAATACCCGGCAAAGAAATCACTTCTCTGTCGTGGGAGGGTAAATCCCTCCGAATAGCCTTGTCCGTCGATTCATTCATATACTTTGCGAACATCCGTCCAGATTATACGTGGTGCTATTTCAACAAAACTGTCTGCTATTTGGAGGCTACGAAAACCGAAGAATCTTCACTTATTTCATTTTGGGACACCAACTCGAATCAGTGCTATTCGAAGCAGGTGGATCCTATTATTGCTATGACGGCAACCACGGACCACTGCGTACTCGCCGTGGAGACCAAAATCAGTGCGAAGGAGTTTAGTTTCATGAATGACAGTAAAAGCAAGGACTACATGTATCAGCTGCTAGTTTGTAACTCTATCAGCACTACTGTGGATT CGAAATATATTGATATCAGACCTAATTTCATTGCAATGAATTCAACTCACGTAATTGCTGCTTCTAAGGATCAATTCTTACTGTGGCATTACCACACTCCGAAG GGAGCTTCAACTCTACATGCAAATGTCAAAGCAAAGAAAGACAAAAAGTACCACATCGATGATACTCCCGCTCTGGAGGTACTCAACGATCTCGATTCGAGCAAAACCTATGACATCCCGACCAGAAGTGATCCCAGCCAGGATCCGATTTGTTGCATAACCGTTTCCGAAACATTGCTGCTCGTTGGTCGCGAATCTGGGCAGATTCACGAGTATACGCTACCGCATTTGGTCTTACGTAATCGGCACTACCTACAGACTCGTAGCTACAAAATGGCCATTAACTGCAACTCGACGCGTGCCGCGTTGATCGATTGCAATGGAATTTTGACAACGGTGGCGCTACGGGAAGATTCGGATGACAGCCAAGCAGTTGAAGGACGAATCGAACGCAAAGATGTTTGGGCCATCTGCTGGGCACGGGACAACCCGCAGCTCTTGGCTATTATGGAAAAGACTCGAATGTACATACTGCGAGGAGCCGATCCAGAAGAACCGATTACCTGCTCCGGATACATCTGCAATTTCGAAGATTTGGAAATTACTGGAGTGCTTTTGGATGAAATCATCAAGGGTAACGCCATTCCAAATGTAAAAGAACATATCCTTCAACTGCGAGTAAAATCGTTGAGAGATACTGAAGATCTATTGTCTCACGTCGGAATATCAGAAGCAAAGCAATTCATCGAAGACAACTCTCATCCACGGTTGTGGAGATTGCTGGCTGAAGCATCTCTGAAGAAGCTAGACTTGGAAACTGCGGAGTCTGCTTTCGTTCGTTGCAGCAACTATCCTGGAATACAGTTGATCAAAAGATTGAAAAATATTCAGGTTGAAGCGCTACAGAAGGCGGAAATTTGCGCTTTCTTCGGGCAATTTGATGAAGCAGAAAAACTATACATCGACACAGACCGACGAGACTTGGCTATAACTTTAAGACAAACACTCTGTGACTGGTTTAGAACGGTTCAACTTTACAGAATGGGCCCAGGCATCTCTGATCATCAGATGGAACATGCTTGGAAAGAAATAGGCCATCACTTCATGAACATGAGAGCTTGGGAAAGCGCTAAGGAGTACTATGAGAAGGCCCACTACATTGACGGTCTCATGGACACTCTCTATCATCTGGAGCAGTACGATGAACTTGTTGGCTGTATGCACAAGCTTCCTGAGAAGAGTCCCCAGTTGGCCAAACTTGGGCAAATGTTGGCAACCGTGGGAATGTGTGAGCAATCGGTAGCCGCTTATCTCAAGCTGGGAGATGTCAAGTCGGCTGTGTCGACTTGCATAGGTCTACGTCAATGGGGGCTGGCTGTTGAGCTTGCTCAAAAATACAAAATGCCTCAGATAAGTGCCCTTTTGAGCAAGCATGCAGCTCATCTTTTGCAAGAAGGCAAACTTCCAGAAGCTATCGAGCTACAGAAGAAAGCTGGCCGGTTCTTGGATGCTGCGAGACTGCTGGTCAAAATGGCCGAAAGCGAAGCCGATAAAAAATCAGATTTCGTTAGAATAAAACAGTTGTATGTTTTGTCCGGATTACTTGCCGAGGAACACATTGAAAAACAGATCTCATTGACTGGAGGAAACAGAGCATCAGTGCTATCACAAATGAATCCGGAAGATTCGGTACTGATCGAGAATATCTGGCACCATGCTGAAGCGTACCACTACATGCTGCTGGCTCAACGACAACTCCGCTCTGGACTTCTGCACAGTGCTGTCATAACGGCTCTACGCCTTCGAGAATATGAGGATGTACTCGATGTGGAAGCGTTGTATTCGTTACTAGCATTGGCAAGCTGTGCTGATCGATCGTTTG GAACTTGCTCGAAGGCTTTCATCAAACTGGAAGGACTCGAGAACATAGCGGAAGTTCGTCGACAGCAGTTTGAAGAGCTCGCCATCAACATATTCTCCCGGTACGAGCCGAAAGATGGGAAATCCAAAAACGTAACCTGTTTTACCTGCGAAACTCCGGTAGCTGATTGCAGCACTCTCTGTCCCAACTGTGGCAGCCATTTTCCACCATGTACTGCATCGGGACAACCGCTGACTAATCCAACCGGAGCTTGGCAGTGCACGACGTGCTACCATGTTGCAAATCCACTGGAAATTACTATTCGGAAGACCTGCCCACTGTGTCATGCACCGGTTGCCACAAAGGGCGTTGTGGACGTTTGA